In one Nicotiana tomentosiformis chromosome 6, ASM39032v3, whole genome shotgun sequence genomic region, the following are encoded:
- the LOC104095430 gene encoding uncharacterized protein isoform X2, which produces METCLVPRNLMQDESMIHSIPDLRMEARKTAEEDSRRYAGKQIHPFFQSCKMGKKSQEVIDVESSWYSSEEGKSLTFSPIHVFEIVTEEETAFDWGHWIFSEDSFLDTDVVLECGSSSFSEGSFTSLQFDNFSCISYPKKTLSQQNKIELNQLTISQDEVVSDHSSRETKLYPAALSVVAEEQVSHCDQLKNAEVANVVDTVDSPQNNLSSDTKKQGRFLQERIVSDYQNCPTQPKSCLWTNKYQPERAFQVCGNSEPVKLLSDWLHLWHEKASRTSKPCILSDRVTQDSFDSPYESEADSTNEEQLKNVLLISGPVGSGKSAAIYACAKEQGFQVIEVNSSDWRNGALVKQKFGEAVESHWLQRIQKDPAYVEDKLVSGGGVIEVIPLSDEENAPTACGVQRKQVCREEITANHQGETKTLILFEDVDTALCEDRGFVSTIQQLAETAKRPMILTSNSDNPVLPNNLDRLQVCFALPSLKELLELAHMVCAREQVKIHPMLVDGFVDHCHGDIRKTIMYLQFWCQGQTLKKDNDLQLRYSPLQFDLEASHLLLPKIIPWDFASPLSELVDEEITKLMRVEEERYCINEEAEEVELNNITEENNSRDLDMGASNVDGKKDAMLSLLYSFQDHNECTMFGTNTEFSDASESPIAFTRRNTLRKLDRVMSSDSEEECSRVPVSLDQPEIVNEEIETACSSPSHFSATEISCSLPTENLHFKAKRLKRNYLGTADYSTVNVVSKSVNVSCVPESSFIPETQLTIDSELISSTESYNDVDVKVEANYCSNLSLPSMYSLKVEKLDENVLLSSEYQELQGCSSDRITKSIPGEVVEHFNGQCMEDVPSGYRVLDECSRMDFGKSSTPFKTTVEFNLNTSVQDTWKRLREGYLDLKQYITPEQKEASQILNVAHEMSDLISVADLLLADCKHLLYDSLEPSMIPIEESHSYNWHDDQLQMSSIFAQHGVCLFAKEIASLGPNTASVYEVDLAWEMLSSTNSTMALGKMVGQSRGKHEGLHLRLPKICHSFRSKVDPNAYNLLQSVVPLRSHIALQGDSFHEYLSSLSQISRFGTTGLSESIGRRKQRRARAAQHYLSSGRLALSQDDVSLLGQYNCYQKVSPGSGT; this is translated from the exons ATGGAAACATGTTTGGTTCCACGTAACCTTATGCAGGATGAATCAATGATACACTCGATTCCTGATCTCCGAATGGAGGCTAGAAAGACAGCTGAG GAGGATTCCCGCAGATATGCAGGAAAACAAATACATCCTTTTTTTCAATCCTGCAAAATGGGTAAGAAAAGCCAAGAAGTTATTGATGTGGAGAGTAGCTGGTACTCTTCTGAGGAGGGGAAAAGCCTTACTTTCAGCCCCATTCATGTATTTGAAATAGTTACG GAGGAGGAAACTGCCTTTGATTGGGGTCACTGGATCTTTTCTGAAGATTCTTTTCTCGATACTGATGTTGTGCTAGAATGTGGAAGCTCTTCATTCTCTGAAGGTTCCTTCACCTCTCTGCAATTTGATAACTTCTCTTGCATCTCTTATCCGAAGAAAACATTGTCACAGCAAAACAAGATTGAATTGAATCAGCTTACTATTTCACAAGATGAAGTGGTTTCTGATCATTCTTCTAGAGAAACAAAATTATATCCTGCAGCATTATCCGTAGTTGCTGAGGAACAAGTCAGCCACTGTGATCAGCTGAAGAATGCAGAAGTG GCAAATGTAGTGGACACAGTTGACTCCCCCCAAAATAACCTCAGTTCAGATACCAAGAAGCAAGGTAGATTTCTTCAAGAAAG GATAGTATCTGACTACCAGAACTGTCCCACTCAGCCCAAAAGTTGTCTATGGACAAACAAATATCAGCCTGAGAGAGCTTTTCAG GTATGTGGTAATAGCGAGCCAGTAAAACTTTTAAGTGATTGGCTGCATCTTTGGCATGAAAAAGCTTCTCGCACAAGCAAACCATGCATTCTTAGTGATAGAGTTACTCAAGACTCCTTTGACAGCCCTTATGAAAGTGAAGCCGACTCTACAAACGAAGAACAACTGAAGAATGTCCTCTTGATATCTGGACCAGTTGGG AGTGGGAAGTCGGCTGCAATTTATGCATGTGCTAAAGAACAGGGATTTCAAGTTATTGAG GTCAATTCATCAGATTGGCGAAACGGTGCTCTTGTAAAACAGAAATTTGGGGAGGCTGTAGAATCCCACTGGCTTCAACG AATTCAAAAAGATCCAGCGTATGTGGAGGACAAACTAGTGTCTGGTGGTGGAGTTATTGAAGTGATACCTTTGTCTGATGAGGAAAATGCTCCAACTGCCTGTGGAGTGCAAAGGAAACAAGTCTGCAGGGAGGAGATAACCGCTAATCATCAGGGTGAAACTAAGACTCTAATCCTTTTTGAGGACGTGGATACCGCTCTTTGTGAAGACCGTGGCTTTGTCTCTACCATTCAACAACTTGCGGAGACCGCAAAGCGGCCCATGATATTAACTAGCAATA GTGACAATCCGGTGCTCCCAAACAATTTAGATAGGCTACAGGTGTGCTTTGCGCTGCCATCTTTGAAGGAGCTCCTTGAACTTGCACACATG GTTTGTGCTAGAGAACAAGTTAAAATTCACCCGATGCTGGTAGATGGGTTTGTCGATCATTGCCATGGAGATATTCGTAAAACTATCATGTATCTCCAGTTTTGGTGTCAAGGCCAAACTTTGAAGAAAG ATAATGACCTGCAGCTAAGATATAGTCCTCTTCAGTTTGATCTAGAAGCTAGTCATCTGCTACTACCGAAAATTATCCCTTGGGATTTCGCTTCTCCGCTATCGGAACTTGTGGATGAAGAGATAACTAAGTTGATGAGGGTAGAAGAAGAAAGATACTGTATAAATGAGGAAGCAGAAGAAGTCGAGCTAAACAATATTACAGAAGAGAACAATTCTAGGGATCTTGATATGGGTGCTAGCAATGTTGATGGAAAAAAGGACGCAATGTTGAGCTTGCTCTACTCATTTCAGGATCATAACGAATGTACTATGTTTGGTACTAACACAGAATTTTCTGATGCCTCTGAATCACCGATTGCATTCACTCGAAGAAATACACTGAGAAAACTTGATAGAGTTATGTCTTCAGATTCAGAGGAAGAATGCAGCAGAGTTCCCGTATCGTTAGATCAACCTGAGATCGTAAATGAAGAGATTGAAACAGCATGCAGTTCACCCTCCCATTTTTCAGCCACTGAAATCTCCTGCAGTTTACCAACAGAGAATCTTCATTTCAAAGCAAAGAGGTTGAAAAGAAATTATTTGGGGACAGCCGATTATTCTACTGTGAATGTTGTAAGCAAGTCCGTGAATGTTTCCTGTGTGCCAGAGTCATCATTCATCCCTGAGACTCAGCTTACTATTGATTCAGAATTAATTTCAAGTACAGAGTCATATAATGATGTTGATGTCAAAGTTGAGGCAAATTATTGTAGCAATCTGTCCCTTCCAAGTATGTATTCTCTCAAGGTTGAGAAACTTGATGAAAATGTTCTTTTATCTTCTGAGTATCAGGAATTACAGGGTTGTAGTTCTGATAGAATAAcgaaatcaattcctggagaggTCGTGGAACATTTTAATGGACAATGCATGGAGGATGTTCCAAGTGGATATCGGGTGTTGGATGAGTGTAGCCGCATGGACTTCGGTAAAAGTTCTACACCCTTTAAGACTACTGTGGAGTTTAACCTGAATACTTCTGTACAAGATACTTGGAAAAGACTTCGTGAAGGTTACCTGGATCTGAAACAGTATATTACCCCAGAGCAGAAAGAAGCTTCTCAAATTCTCAATGTTGCTCATGAAATGAGTGATTTAATTTCAGTGGCTGATTTATTACTTGCTGACTGCAAACACCTCCTATAC GATTCGTTGGAGCCTTCAATGATCCCTATCGAAGAATCACATTCGTATAACTGGCATGATGACCAGTTGCAGATGTCATCAATTTTCGCTCAACATGGAGTTTGCCTTTTTGCTAAAGAAATTGCTTCTCTCGGACCGAACACTGCATCTGTATATGAGGTGGATTTGGCCTGGGAGATGTTGTCATCCACAAACAGTACAATGGCTCTGGGAAAGATGGTTGGACAGAGTAGGGGAAAACATGAGGGTTTGCATTTAAGGCTACCAAAAATCTGCCATTCCTTCAGAAG CAAAGTGGATCCGAATGCTTACAACTTACTTCAATCTGTTGTTCCCTTGCGCTCACACATTGCACTGCAAGGTGATTCATTTCATGAATATCTGTCTTCATTGAGCCAAATTTCTAGATTTGGAACCACCGGGTTATCCGAAAGCATCGGCAGGAGAAAACAGAGAAG GGCACGTGCTGCTCAACACTACCTGAGTTCTGGTAGATTAGCATTGTCTCAAGATGACGTCTCATTACTGGGTCAATACAATTGTTACCAGAAAGTTTCACCAGGGTCAGGGACTTAA
- the LOC104095430 gene encoding uncharacterized protein isoform X1 — protein sequence MEEEPVDEGLRSRRRLVQATLFPNSAKQIPVKGGAEEEEEDEEEEWCESQENGNKTKGKQKKKRNSKTTTPQSQSRVSKKVALSGKETSSKEIPDGDSPVTIKTNFFLKISERKNQKRQRHEQLNIGSPEKLLKSCSPPANKKTPRSKKKLANSTPKKCQLDITGREEVLISGLMETCLVPRNLMQDESMIHSIPDLRMEARKTAEEDSRRYAGKQIHPFFQSCKMGKKSQEVIDVESSWYSSEEGKSLTFSPIHVFEIVTEEETAFDWGHWIFSEDSFLDTDVVLECGSSSFSEGSFTSLQFDNFSCISYPKKTLSQQNKIELNQLTISQDEVVSDHSSRETKLYPAALSVVAEEQVSHCDQLKNAEVANVVDTVDSPQNNLSSDTKKQGRFLQERIVSDYQNCPTQPKSCLWTNKYQPERAFQVCGNSEPVKLLSDWLHLWHEKASRTSKPCILSDRVTQDSFDSPYESEADSTNEEQLKNVLLISGPVGSGKSAAIYACAKEQGFQVIEVNSSDWRNGALVKQKFGEAVESHWLQRIQKDPAYVEDKLVSGGGVIEVIPLSDEENAPTACGVQRKQVCREEITANHQGETKTLILFEDVDTALCEDRGFVSTIQQLAETAKRPMILTSNSDNPVLPNNLDRLQVCFALPSLKELLELAHMVCAREQVKIHPMLVDGFVDHCHGDIRKTIMYLQFWCQGQTLKKDNDLQLRYSPLQFDLEASHLLLPKIIPWDFASPLSELVDEEITKLMRVEEERYCINEEAEEVELNNITEENNSRDLDMGASNVDGKKDAMLSLLYSFQDHNECTMFGTNTEFSDASESPIAFTRRNTLRKLDRVMSSDSEEECSRVPVSLDQPEIVNEEIETACSSPSHFSATEISCSLPTENLHFKAKRLKRNYLGTADYSTVNVVSKSVNVSCVPESSFIPETQLTIDSELISSTESYNDVDVKVEANYCSNLSLPSMYSLKVEKLDENVLLSSEYQELQGCSSDRITKSIPGEVVEHFNGQCMEDVPSGYRVLDECSRMDFGKSSTPFKTTVEFNLNTSVQDTWKRLREGYLDLKQYITPEQKEASQILNVAHEMSDLISVADLLLADCKHLLYDSLEPSMIPIEESHSYNWHDDQLQMSSIFAQHGVCLFAKEIASLGPNTASVYEVDLAWEMLSSTNSTMALGKMVGQSRGKHEGLHLRLPKICHSFRSKVDPNAYNLLQSVVPLRSHIALQGDSFHEYLSSLSQISRFGTTGLSESIGRRKQRRARAAQHYLSSGRLALSQDDVSLLGQYNCYQKVSPGSGT from the exons ATGGAGGAGGAACCAGTAGATGAAGGGCTTCGTAGTCGGCGTAGGTTAGTCCAGGCGACGCTGTTTCCGAACAGTGCGAAGCAAATTCCAGTTAAAGGAGgagctgaagaagaagaagaggatgaGGAGGAAGAGTGGTGTGAGAGCCAAGAAAATGGCAATAAGACGAAAGGAAagcagaagaagaagagaaattcCAAGACAACAACACCACAAAGTCAATCGCGAGTTTCTAAGAAG GTTGCTCTAAGTGGTAAAGAAACTTcaagcaaggaaattcctgatggAGATTCTCCAGTTACTATCA AAACGAATTTCTTTCTAAAGATTTCAGAGAGAAAGAATCAGAAGAGACAGAGACATGAGCAGCTAAACATTGGATCACCTGAAAAACTCCTAAAATCTTGCTCACCTCCTGCAA ATAAGAAGACTCCTCGGTCGAAGAAGAAGCTTGCTAACTCAACACCAAAGAAATGCCAATTGGATATCACAGGAAGAGAAGAAGTGCTAATCAGTGGATTGATGGAAACATGTTTGGTTCCACGTAACCTTATGCAGGATGAATCAATGATACACTCGATTCCTGATCTCCGAATGGAGGCTAGAAAGACAGCTGAG GAGGATTCCCGCAGATATGCAGGAAAACAAATACATCCTTTTTTTCAATCCTGCAAAATGGGTAAGAAAAGCCAAGAAGTTATTGATGTGGAGAGTAGCTGGTACTCTTCTGAGGAGGGGAAAAGCCTTACTTTCAGCCCCATTCATGTATTTGAAATAGTTACG GAGGAGGAAACTGCCTTTGATTGGGGTCACTGGATCTTTTCTGAAGATTCTTTTCTCGATACTGATGTTGTGCTAGAATGTGGAAGCTCTTCATTCTCTGAAGGTTCCTTCACCTCTCTGCAATTTGATAACTTCTCTTGCATCTCTTATCCGAAGAAAACATTGTCACAGCAAAACAAGATTGAATTGAATCAGCTTACTATTTCACAAGATGAAGTGGTTTCTGATCATTCTTCTAGAGAAACAAAATTATATCCTGCAGCATTATCCGTAGTTGCTGAGGAACAAGTCAGCCACTGTGATCAGCTGAAGAATGCAGAAGTG GCAAATGTAGTGGACACAGTTGACTCCCCCCAAAATAACCTCAGTTCAGATACCAAGAAGCAAGGTAGATTTCTTCAAGAAAG GATAGTATCTGACTACCAGAACTGTCCCACTCAGCCCAAAAGTTGTCTATGGACAAACAAATATCAGCCTGAGAGAGCTTTTCAG GTATGTGGTAATAGCGAGCCAGTAAAACTTTTAAGTGATTGGCTGCATCTTTGGCATGAAAAAGCTTCTCGCACAAGCAAACCATGCATTCTTAGTGATAGAGTTACTCAAGACTCCTTTGACAGCCCTTATGAAAGTGAAGCCGACTCTACAAACGAAGAACAACTGAAGAATGTCCTCTTGATATCTGGACCAGTTGGG AGTGGGAAGTCGGCTGCAATTTATGCATGTGCTAAAGAACAGGGATTTCAAGTTATTGAG GTCAATTCATCAGATTGGCGAAACGGTGCTCTTGTAAAACAGAAATTTGGGGAGGCTGTAGAATCCCACTGGCTTCAACG AATTCAAAAAGATCCAGCGTATGTGGAGGACAAACTAGTGTCTGGTGGTGGAGTTATTGAAGTGATACCTTTGTCTGATGAGGAAAATGCTCCAACTGCCTGTGGAGTGCAAAGGAAACAAGTCTGCAGGGAGGAGATAACCGCTAATCATCAGGGTGAAACTAAGACTCTAATCCTTTTTGAGGACGTGGATACCGCTCTTTGTGAAGACCGTGGCTTTGTCTCTACCATTCAACAACTTGCGGAGACCGCAAAGCGGCCCATGATATTAACTAGCAATA GTGACAATCCGGTGCTCCCAAACAATTTAGATAGGCTACAGGTGTGCTTTGCGCTGCCATCTTTGAAGGAGCTCCTTGAACTTGCACACATG GTTTGTGCTAGAGAACAAGTTAAAATTCACCCGATGCTGGTAGATGGGTTTGTCGATCATTGCCATGGAGATATTCGTAAAACTATCATGTATCTCCAGTTTTGGTGTCAAGGCCAAACTTTGAAGAAAG ATAATGACCTGCAGCTAAGATATAGTCCTCTTCAGTTTGATCTAGAAGCTAGTCATCTGCTACTACCGAAAATTATCCCTTGGGATTTCGCTTCTCCGCTATCGGAACTTGTGGATGAAGAGATAACTAAGTTGATGAGGGTAGAAGAAGAAAGATACTGTATAAATGAGGAAGCAGAAGAAGTCGAGCTAAACAATATTACAGAAGAGAACAATTCTAGGGATCTTGATATGGGTGCTAGCAATGTTGATGGAAAAAAGGACGCAATGTTGAGCTTGCTCTACTCATTTCAGGATCATAACGAATGTACTATGTTTGGTACTAACACAGAATTTTCTGATGCCTCTGAATCACCGATTGCATTCACTCGAAGAAATACACTGAGAAAACTTGATAGAGTTATGTCTTCAGATTCAGAGGAAGAATGCAGCAGAGTTCCCGTATCGTTAGATCAACCTGAGATCGTAAATGAAGAGATTGAAACAGCATGCAGTTCACCCTCCCATTTTTCAGCCACTGAAATCTCCTGCAGTTTACCAACAGAGAATCTTCATTTCAAAGCAAAGAGGTTGAAAAGAAATTATTTGGGGACAGCCGATTATTCTACTGTGAATGTTGTAAGCAAGTCCGTGAATGTTTCCTGTGTGCCAGAGTCATCATTCATCCCTGAGACTCAGCTTACTATTGATTCAGAATTAATTTCAAGTACAGAGTCATATAATGATGTTGATGTCAAAGTTGAGGCAAATTATTGTAGCAATCTGTCCCTTCCAAGTATGTATTCTCTCAAGGTTGAGAAACTTGATGAAAATGTTCTTTTATCTTCTGAGTATCAGGAATTACAGGGTTGTAGTTCTGATAGAATAAcgaaatcaattcctggagaggTCGTGGAACATTTTAATGGACAATGCATGGAGGATGTTCCAAGTGGATATCGGGTGTTGGATGAGTGTAGCCGCATGGACTTCGGTAAAAGTTCTACACCCTTTAAGACTACTGTGGAGTTTAACCTGAATACTTCTGTACAAGATACTTGGAAAAGACTTCGTGAAGGTTACCTGGATCTGAAACAGTATATTACCCCAGAGCAGAAAGAAGCTTCTCAAATTCTCAATGTTGCTCATGAAATGAGTGATTTAATTTCAGTGGCTGATTTATTACTTGCTGACTGCAAACACCTCCTATAC GATTCGTTGGAGCCTTCAATGATCCCTATCGAAGAATCACATTCGTATAACTGGCATGATGACCAGTTGCAGATGTCATCAATTTTCGCTCAACATGGAGTTTGCCTTTTTGCTAAAGAAATTGCTTCTCTCGGACCGAACACTGCATCTGTATATGAGGTGGATTTGGCCTGGGAGATGTTGTCATCCACAAACAGTACAATGGCTCTGGGAAAGATGGTTGGACAGAGTAGGGGAAAACATGAGGGTTTGCATTTAAGGCTACCAAAAATCTGCCATTCCTTCAGAAG CAAAGTGGATCCGAATGCTTACAACTTACTTCAATCTGTTGTTCCCTTGCGCTCACACATTGCACTGCAAGGTGATTCATTTCATGAATATCTGTCTTCATTGAGCCAAATTTCTAGATTTGGAACCACCGGGTTATCCGAAAGCATCGGCAGGAGAAAACAGAGAAG GGCACGTGCTGCTCAACACTACCTGAGTTCTGGTAGATTAGCATTGTCTCAAGATGACGTCTCATTACTGGGTCAATACAATTGTTACCAGAAAGTTTCACCAGGGTCAGGGACTTAA